From Aedes albopictus strain Foshan chromosome 1, AalbF5, whole genome shotgun sequence, one genomic window encodes:
- the LOC134287840 gene encoding uncharacterized protein LOC134287840, which translates to MMIEICSDETTRHASDDDQSKATVSTGGNTATRSLRLAGFTFPLKRAEDIERLEKAVRADSFVRKEYIRYVSSRVADHRNIPTHIRRVFSDRSLENYAYHGVSNPQYPRKAMKDYDIFTKCLLVAWEEDGITADELRASLIKATQKAKQHLSSARYYQRYREQLLEKRKASWKSKKLLE; encoded by the exons ATGATGATAGAAATCTGCTCCGACGAAACCACACGGCATGCCTCCGATGATGACCAATCCAAAGCTACAGTTTCCACTGGAGGTAATACTGCAACAAGATCACTTCGGTTAGCGGGATTCACGTTTCCTCTGAAACGTGCAGAAGACATCGAACGCTTGGAGAAAGCCGTCAGAGCAGATTCGTTCGTTCGGAAAGAATAC ATTCGCTACGTGTCATCTCGGGTGGCCGATCATCGTAATATTCCAACGCACATCAGAAGGGTTTTCAGCGATAGATCTCTTGAGAATTACGCTTATCATGGGGTTAGCAATCCGCAGTATCCTCGGAAAGCAATGAAAGACTATGACATCTTCACCAAGTGTTTGCTAG TTGCTTGGGAGGAGGATGGCATCACGGCGGATGAACTCCGAGCGTCGCTTATCAAGGCAACACAAAAAGCGAAGCAGCATTTATCGTCGGCTCGGTACTACCAACGTTACCGGGAACAGCTACTAGAGAAACGGAAAGCAAGCTGGAAAAGCAAAAAGTTGCTCGAGTAG
- the LOC134287842 gene encoding uncharacterized protein LOC134287842 produces the protein MVNTGTRLIRSEIIFPLNEGTEVEQLEQLVKKDSTIRQEYINVLKLKPRGTQIVHYMHNVFTDDSLIDYNYNNGHGKRAMRMYDIFSNCFMEAYEAEELTEFELAYQLTSAIKQSRNRLRQRMFRARKIVETSCEKRKRTP, from the exons ATGGTTAATACTGGAACCAGACTGATTCGATCTGAAATCATCTTTCCCCTAAACGAAGGAACGGAAGTGGAACAGTTGGAACAACTTGTGAAGAAGGATTCCACAATCAGACAGGAATAT ATTAATGTTCTGAAGCTTAAGCCTAGGGGTACGCAAATCGTCCATTACATGCACAACGTTTTCACGGACGATTCACTTATTGACTACAACTACAATAATGGCCATGGCAAACGCGCCATGCGAATGTACGACATATTTTCCAACTGCTTCATGG AAGCGTACGAAGCGGAAGAACTTACAGAGTTTGAGCTTGCCTACCAGCTGACGTCGGCGATCAAGCAAAGTCGAAACCGGTTGCGGCAGCGCATGTTCCGCGCAAGAAAAATTGTGGAAACAAGTTGTGAAAAGAGAAAGCGAACTCCATAA
- the LOC134283967 gene encoding FLYWCH-type zinc finger-containing protein 1-like, translated as MLWYGNYGYFREKQKHNTTNWKCACYNKYRCKARAVTKEIGGEYYFRITCDEHTHPPYSSGYWRAKRRNEVAPLTSVVHCSGRIIFTLSDVSYILNKRGATQLCINGYPFIRSKTTEEYQYWTCREYKALRCTARAVSGRRERRDDPTVKLRGVHNHVILKRRDAEESAKDISFTLNKRGATQLCVNGYPYIRSKTTEDFQYWSCSQYKVLRCPARAISGRRRLSDKPTIKLRGTHNHGIILERRKPGESAKLLKLNSMKGREMEVLPEKRKRSSPGASPPPVECVLGGDNPSLSK; from the exons ATGCTGTGGTACGGAAACTACGGGTATTTTCGCGAGAAGCAGAAGCATAATACCACCAACTGGAAATGTGCCTGCTACAACAAATATCGCTGCAAAGCACGGGCTGTGACGAAGGAAATCGGTGGAGAGTACTACTTCCGGATAACCTGTGATGAACATACCCATCCTCCGTATTCAAGTGGCTATTGGCGGGCAAAACGGAGAAACGAAGTGGCCCCGTTGACGTCGGTGGTGCACTGCAGTGGAAG AATAATTTTCACACTTTCAGATGTTTCGTATATACTAAACAAACGAGGAGCAACTCAGCTGTGCATCAATGGGTATCCCTTCATCCGTTCGAAAACAACCGAGGAGTACCAGTATTGGACCTGCAGAGAATACAAAGCTCTTCG CTGCACGGCTCGGGCCGTTTCGGGTCGCCGAGAACGGAGGGATGATCCTACCGTCAAGCTACGGGGCGTTCATAATCATGTCATTTTGAAGCGCCGTGATGCGGAAGAAAGTGCTAAAG ATATTTCGTTTACCCTTAATAAACGAGGGGCAACTCAATTATGTGTCAACGGATATCCCTACATCCGCTCCAAAACGACCGAGGATTTCCAGTATTGGTCCTGTAGCCAGTACAAAGTTTTACG CTGCCCAGCGCGAGCCATTTCCGGCCGGCGAAGGCTGAGCGATAAGCCCACGATCAAACTTCGGGGCACCCACAATCATGGGATCATTTTGGAGCGCCGCAAACCGGGTGAAAGTGCCAAATTGCTGAAACTGAACTCCATGAAGGGGCGggagatggaagtgttgccagaAAAGCGGAAACGGTCGTCACCGGGAGCATCACCTCCACCGGTGGAATGTGTTTTAGGAGGCGATAATCCATCCTTGTCGAAGTGA